One genomic segment of Ktedonobacterales bacterium includes these proteins:
- a CDS encoding zinc ribbon domain-containing protein, translated as MAVQFCGTCGHPLIPDQLFCQHCGSRIDENATRSGPPVTPGIPVSSVGTLYCGQCGALVGSQERACRRCGAPIEPSPGLVSDPSLGDVPTAMGTPPPPANQPSPAPWGQASPPPGYTPQPPPAWGASYSPAPANESPTFTVNAPRAGVQTPPPYRPGGPGRPPPRRGPRWPLVLAAVLVGLALIVGGGLFLVLRGAGGNPQTNGTPSTSTPGVTQTPTGSVVTPSPTPVVLTPKTASDLIQQFYAYINAKNYDAAYDLFSPEYPQKQSRKSFADGFQNTIHDTITIDSAEPQSDGTVQVNVHLKAEEMGGTRFFAGYYIVTKENEQLLILRAKINELQTSAEIASLALSTLALF; from the coding sequence GTGGCCGTTCAATTCTGTGGAACCTGCGGGCATCCGCTGATTCCAGATCAACTTTTCTGCCAGCACTGCGGGTCGCGGATTGATGAGAACGCCACCCGCTCAGGGCCGCCCGTTACCCCTGGCATACCGGTTTCATCCGTTGGCACGCTCTATTGCGGACAATGCGGCGCTTTAGTGGGAAGCCAGGAGCGTGCCTGCCGCCGCTGCGGCGCCCCCATCGAGCCTTCGCCTGGATTGGTATCGGACCCATCGCTCGGTGACGTTCCTACAGCGATGGGAACGCCTCCCCCGCCAGCCAACCAGCCTTCACCCGCGCCCTGGGGCCAGGCCAGTCCTCCTCCTGGATATACGCCCCAACCGCCTCCTGCATGGGGAGCAAGCTATAGCCCCGCCCCGGCCAACGAGTCGCCCACTTTCACCGTCAACGCCCCTCGCGCGGGCGTACAGACACCACCACCCTACAGGCCCGGTGGGCCGGGCAGGCCTCCTCCTCGTCGGGGGCCGCGCTGGCCGCTCGTCCTGGCAGCCGTACTGGTGGGGCTGGCGTTGATCGTTGGCGGCGGCCTCTTCCTCGTTCTGCGTGGGGCAGGGGGCAATCCTCAAACAAACGGCACACCCTCTACCTCGACCCCAGGCGTGACACAGACACCGACAGGCAGCGTCGTCACGCCCAGCCCCACGCCGGTTGTTCTCACCCCGAAAACAGCCAGCGATCTCATTCAGCAGTTCTATGCTTATATTAACGCGAAGAACTACGACGCCGCCTATGACTTGTTTTCGCCGGAGTACCCGCAAAAGCAGAGCCGCAAGAGCTTCGCCGATGGTTTCCAGAACACTATACACGACACCATCACCATTGACAGCGCCGAACCGCAGAGTGATGGGACGGTCCAGGTGAATGTGCACCTCAAGGCCGAAGAAATGGGCGGAACGAGATTCTTTGCGGGCTACTACATCGTCACCAAAGAAAACGAGCAACTGCTCATCCTGCGCGCCAAAATAAACGAGTTGCAGACAAGCGCGGAAATAGCGTCCCTGGCCCTCTCTAC